From a single Intestinibaculum porci genomic region:
- a CDS encoding IS1 family transposase gives MEIQNIAANLSNIKLDQFQIEQILDMVEEYIEANETASTPIIEHCPKCPEKHPKMIKAGHTKSGKQMYRCKSCNKRFVADTGQLTFYSHQSLSKWKVVLKDTLNGLALRETAFKIGVHYVTVFRMRHKLLHFIEMILANDSVGDVAEIDEKYILASHKGTKLEGVDPRKHGSIAPKPGITDILVCIMTVVSRGGNTFIHTYNTGRPTDVNGYEFCQHIDKESYCFTDGINIYDWSLKKRNCGVKHLKLDVLLTI, from the coding sequence ATGGAAATTCAAAACATTGCTGCTAACTTATCTAATATTAAACTAGATCAATTTCAAATTGAACAGATTCTTGATATGGTTGAGGAGTATATTGAAGCTAATGAAACTGCGTCTACACCTATCATAGAGCATTGCCCAAAATGTCCTGAAAAACATCCTAAAATGATCAAAGCAGGACACACAAAAAGTGGCAAGCAAATGTATAGATGTAAAAGCTGTAATAAACGCTTTGTAGCGGATACCGGTCAATTAACTTTCTATTCACATCAGAGCCTTTCAAAGTGGAAAGTTGTTCTTAAAGATACACTCAACGGTTTAGCTTTACGCGAAACTGCATTCAAAATCGGTGTGCATTATGTAACTGTATTTAGAATGCGTCATAAGCTACTTCATTTCATTGAAATGATCCTAGCTAATGATTCTGTAGGTGATGTAGCTGAAATAGATGAGAAGTACATCCTGGCGAGTCATAAAGGGACCAAGCTGGAAGGCGTTGATCCTCGAAAACATGGATCAATAGCACCGAAACCAGGCATAACTGATATTCTAGTATGTATTATGACCGTAGTTTCCCGAGGCGGAAATACATTTATTCACACCTATAATACCGGTCGACCTACTGACGTGAATGGCTATGAATTTTGTCAGCATATTGACAAAGAAAGCTACTGCTTTACAGATGGTATCAATATTTATGACTGGAGTCTGAAAAAACGAAATTGCGGCGTAAAGCATCTAAAACTCGACGTGTTGTTAACAATTTAG
- a CDS encoding KAP family P-loop NTPase fold protein has protein sequence MKINKNKLLKMAEYILALIFLLIMIDNMLRQFISTNNKIMILTCLIIFELLIVIHVLRNGFADFIGAKAFNEIDVFLVSLLVSLLIYLILGHFLFLSRGYIMVPLIIALCFITPVIIIRLIHLKRFSSSQDNNRTNHDLVTLYDIYKNSFTLGHNIVVKEKAGTQDLLNRGLIINELKDAMTLEHGGNAFTIGVEGEWGAGKTTLINLTLDKIINEDNTHIKIISDFDPWIFGTNEALLVSLYEEILKCVGVKYNNFKLRHDLKKLTSILASVSKQTWFDKLLDDHFGYSDLKQMKRELTEILNKENEVVIIVFDNLDRMNSENVLFLFKLIGTIFNLPHINYVLSYDDKRLDDIFSESLKINPKYKEKIINQVISIPEPDRDKLDEIYTTCIANILSKKQVIKLEEINDYIDFLTKKVSDLRNFTRILNSNINRVFFYYSFLNLNELLVLELIRFRNKHLYELIKNNNKILISLDVQKKVDVFSFRLDKEDCKNKRSEFLKYLRENYSEDLDMVLFLFPDLGGNDVHTKRKKTNIFSIRSAKYFDLYFSYGINNFLMIYYKVNSFIQSVNNAKSVENIETAARELEILSAHKSIQFDMVNEIDKRITNIERSQCLNLIMFFWNHIEEFSSDFSGFFALSAHRRAEVIIAELINQLKPKELGDFINSHLNCYGYINTISEIKYWLTTASLSANKNIINIWTNYYNKMCEDILSNNIDLYADQYYSRGNIVGLKRFKEDYREMIYTYIRNIIRPKYVYRILGDCVGSSHGSTHNYGIDQSLFDDMGVSQETMDQYLSEFKPENESQKFILDLYQRFKNGEKIVMGDYPVKRNKPFYFNDL, from the coding sequence ATGAAGATCAACAAAAATAAATTGTTAAAAATGGCTGAATATATTTTAGCATTAATTTTTCTATTGATAATGATTGATAATATGTTAAGACAATTCATATCAACCAATAACAAAATAATGATATTAACATGTTTGATTATCTTTGAATTGTTGATTGTTATTCATGTTTTAAGAAATGGCTTTGCAGATTTTATAGGAGCAAAAGCTTTTAATGAAATCGATGTGTTTTTAGTGTCTTTATTAGTTTCACTCTTAATTTATTTAATACTAGGACATTTTTTATTTTTAAGTAGAGGTTATATAATGGTTCCTTTGATAATTGCCCTTTGCTTCATTACTCCGGTGATAATCATCAGATTAATTCATTTAAAGCGTTTTAGCTCTTCACAAGATAACAATCGAACTAATCATGATTTGGTTACACTTTATGATATTTATAAAAATAGTTTTACACTGGGCCATAATATAGTGGTTAAGGAAAAGGCAGGTACCCAAGACTTACTTAATAGAGGATTAATTATTAATGAATTAAAAGATGCTATGACCTTAGAACATGGTGGAAATGCATTCACTATAGGTGTTGAAGGTGAATGGGGGGCTGGAAAAACAACACTCATCAATTTAACTTTAGATAAAATCATAAATGAGGATAACACTCATATAAAAATAATTAGTGATTTTGATCCCTGGATTTTTGGTACTAATGAAGCACTTTTAGTGAGCCTCTACGAAGAAATATTAAAATGTGTTGGTGTTAAATATAATAATTTCAAACTACGGCATGATCTTAAGAAGTTAACATCGATCCTTGCTAGTGTATCTAAACAAACTTGGTTCGACAAGCTGCTTGATGATCACTTTGGATATAGTGATCTTAAACAAATGAAGAGGGAACTGACTGAAATATTAAATAAAGAAAATGAAGTTGTTATTATTGTTTTTGATAATCTAGATCGTATGAATAGTGAAAATGTTCTTTTCTTATTTAAACTCATTGGCACTATTTTTAATCTTCCGCATATTAACTATGTTCTTTCTTATGATGATAAGCGTTTAGATGATATCTTTAGCGAATCGTTAAAAATAAATCCAAAGTATAAAGAAAAAATTATTAATCAGGTCATTAGTATTCCTGAGCCTGATCGAGATAAACTTGATGAAATTTACACTACATGTATTGCTAATATCTTATCTAAAAAACAGGTTATAAAATTAGAAGAAATAAATGATTACATTGATTTCCTTACAAAGAAAGTTAGTGATTTGCGCAATTTTACTAGAATATTAAACTCAAATATTAATCGTGTATTTTTTTATTATAGTTTTTTAAATTTAAATGAGTTGTTAGTACTTGAGCTCATAAGATTCAGGAACAAGCATCTTTATGAGTTAATAAAGAATAACAACAAAATACTCATATCGTTAGATGTTCAAAAGAAAGTGGATGTTTTTTCGTTCCGTTTAGATAAGGAAGATTGTAAAAATAAAAGGTCGGAATTTTTAAAATATCTTAGAGAAAATTATTCTGAAGATTTGGATATGGTTTTATTTTTATTTCCTGATTTAGGGGGAAACGACGTACACACAAAACGAAAAAAGACAAATATATTTTCTATTCGATCGGCAAAATATTTCGATCTCTATTTTTCATATGGAATAAACAATTTCTTAATGATATATTATAAAGTTAATTCATTTATTCAAAGTGTGAATAATGCTAAATCTGTTGAAAACATTGAAACAGCTGCACGCGAACTGGAAATATTGAGTGCCCATAAATCTATTCAGTTTGATATGGTGAATGAAATAGACAAACGAATTACTAATATTGAAAGATCACAATGTTTGAATTTGATAATGTTTTTTTGGAATCATATAGAGGAATTTAGCAGCGATTTTAGTGGATTTTTTGCTTTGTCAGCACACCGAAGAGCTGAAGTTATAATTGCAGAATTAATAAATCAGTTGAAACCAAAAGAATTAGGTGATTTTATTAATTCACATTTAAATTGTTATGGATATATAAATACAATATCAGAGATTAAATATTGGTTAACAACCGCTAGTTTATCAGCAAATAAAAATATCATAAATATTTGGACAAACTATTATAATAAGATGTGTGAGGATATTCTAAGTAATAATATTGATTTATATGCTGATCAATATTATTCACGTGGAAATATTGTGGGATTAAAGAGATTTAAAGAAGATTATAGGGAAATGATTTACACATACATACGAAATATAATAAGACCTAAATATGTATATAGAATATTAGGTGATTGTGTCGGAAGTAGTCATGGTTCAACTCATAATTATGGAATTGATCAGAGCTTGTTTGATGATATGGGCGTTAGCCAAGAGACAATGGATCAATACTTAAGTGAGTTTAAACCTGAAAATGAATCGCAAAAATTTATATTAGACCTTTATCAAAGATTTAAAAATGGTGAAAAAATTGTTATGGGGGATTATCCTGTAAAGCGAAATAAGCCTTTTTATTTCAATGATCTTTAA
- a CDS encoding helix-turn-helix domain-containing protein, with amino-acid sequence MEEYKYKAIKKLVDTNGNKKRAILKLHCTLRNVNRLIVRYKQEGKAAFQHKSKDRKPAIAFSAEMKKQIIALYKDKYSDTNFRHYTEIVFEELGVKISDTTVNKWLREKIFFRQKLVKKQRSSNIGFNDKSLL; translated from the coding sequence ATGGAAGAATACAAATACAAAGCTATTAAAAAGCTAGTAGACACAAACGGAAACAAAAAGAGAGCGATATTAAAGCTTCATTGCACACTCAGAAATGTGAACAGATTAATCGTTAGATACAAACAAGAAGGAAAGGCTGCTTTCCAGCACAAGAGCAAAGATCGTAAGCCTGCTATCGCTTTTTCTGCCGAAATGAAAAAACAGATTATTGCTTTATATAAAGACAAATACAGCGATACTAACTTTAGACATTATACCGAGATTGTTTTTGAGGAACTTGGTGTGAAGATTAGTGATACGACTGTGAATAAGTGGCTTAGAGAGAAAATATTCTTTCGCCAAAAGCTCGTAAAAAAACAAAGAAGCAGCAATATAGGCTTCAATGATAAGTCCCTGCTGTAA
- a CDS encoding VanZ family protein — MKETIDLLGKILTNILTALYEPFGFSLLLSFLAMFFYLYAYESIRAGKGWKIAMMTRYQKFKEDVFFRKLFFLAFVTSLILFRTLLNRQLWMNPLSDVMGSWGIWETENGEQKLTTECIENVIMIVPFSAVVAWTFQEKMEKGWKKILWYSGKIAFIFSVSIEMLQLLLRLGTFQLLDIFYNTVGGMIGGLMYCAMMKARKRL; from the coding sequence ATGAAAGAAACGATTGATTTACTCGGGAAGATTCTCACAAACATTTTGACAGCTCTCTACGAGCCGTTTGGATTCTCGCTCCTGCTTTCCTTCCTCGCCATGTTTTTCTATCTATATGCCTATGAATCTATTAGAGCCGGAAAAGGCTGGAAGATTGCCATGATGACAAGGTATCAGAAGTTCAAAGAGGACGTGTTCTTCAGAAAACTATTCTTCTTGGCGTTTGTGACTTCACTTATTCTGTTCCGAACCTTGTTAAACCGTCAGCTGTGGATGAATCCTTTATCCGATGTCATGGGCAGTTGGGGCATCTGGGAGACAGAGAACGGTGAACAGAAGCTGACCACTGAGTGCATCGAGAACGTAATCATGATAGTACCGTTTTCAGCAGTAGTGGCGTGGACGTTCCAAGAGAAGATGGAGAAAGGCTGGAAGAAGATACTGTGGTACAGCGGAAAGATAGCATTTATCTTTTCAGTAAGCATAGAGATGTTGCAATTATTGCTTCGCTTGGGTACATTCCAACTATTAGATATCTTCTATAACACAGTCGGTGGAATGATCGGCGGATTGATGTATTGTGCGATGATGAAGGCAAGAAAACGTCTGTAA
- a CDS encoding glycosyltransferase family protein: MKTTLLIMAAGIGSSFGTGIKQLEPLDDAGHIIMDYSIHDAIEVGFNHVVFIIRKDIEKEFKEVIGDRIASICSSHNVTVDYVFQDINDIPETLPEGRIKPWGTGQAVLAAKKVIKTPFIVINVDDYYGKEGFKSMSIW, encoded by the coding sequence ATGAAAACAACATTACTTATCATGGCTGCTGGTATCGGTAGCAGCTTTGGAACGGGAATTAAGCAGTTGGAGCCGCTGGATGATGCTGGACATATCATTATGGACTACTCAATCCATGATGCGATTGAGGTAGGTTTTAACCATGTAGTGTTTATCATCCGTAAGGATATCGAGAAAGAGTTTAAAGAGGTTATTGGTGATCGCATTGCCTCCATTTGCTCTTCTCATAATGTAACTGTTGACTATGTTTTCCAAGATATCAATGATATCCCGGAAACTCTGCCAGAAGGCCGGATAAAGCCGTGGGGAACCGGTCAGGCTGTGCTTGCAGCGAAGAAGGTCATCAAGACTCCGTTTATCGTCATCAATGTAGACGATTACTACGGCAAGGAAGGTTTCAAGTCCATGAGTATCTGGTGA
- a CDS encoding IS1595 family transposase: protein MEIQNIAANLSNIKLDQFQIEQILDMVEEYIEANETASTPIIEHCPKCPEKHPKMIKAGHTKSGKQMYRCKSCNKRFVADTGQLTFYSHQSLSKWKIVLKDTLNGLALRETAFKIGVHYVTVFRMRHKLLHFIEMILANDSVGDVAEIDEKYILASHKGTKLEGVDPRKHGSIAPKPGITDILVCIMTVVSRGGNTFIHTYNTGRPTDVNGYEFCQHIDKESYCFIDGINIYDWSLKKRNCGVKHLKLDEYTKTDHLNTVNGLHSFIESEIIYYRNISTKYINRYNSLFMIQYNFRKLNISEKVTKLLGMLRQHQQYFYIRQLSKESIFKFSNSIFDL, encoded by the coding sequence ATGGAAATTCAAAACATTGCTGCTAACTTATCTAATATTAAACTAGATCAATTTCAAATTGAACAGATTCTTGATATGGTTGAGGAGTATATTGAAGCTAATGAAACTGCGTCTACACCTATCATAGAGCATTGCCCAAAATGTCCTGAAAAACATCCTAAAATGATCAAAGCAGGACACACAAAAAGTGGCAAGCAAATGTATAGATGTAAAAGCTGTAATAAACGCTTTGTAGCGGATACCGGTCAATTAACTTTCTATTCACATCAGAGCCTTTCAAAGTGGAAAATTGTTCTTAAAGATACACTCAACGGTTTAGCTTTACGCGAAACTGCATTCAAAATCGGTGTGCATTATGTAACTGTATTTAGAATGCGTCATAAGCTACTTCATTTCATTGAAATGATCCTAGCTAATGATTCTGTAGGTGATGTAGCTGAAATAGATGAGAAGTACATCCTGGCGAGTCATAAAGGGACCAAGCTGGAAGGCGTTGATCCTCGAAAACATGGATCAATAGCACCGAAACCAGGCATAACTGATATTCTAGTATGTATTATGACCGTAGTTTCCCGAGGCGGAAATACATTTATTCACACCTATAATACCGGTCGACCTACTGACGTGAATGGCTATGAATTTTGTCAGCATATTGATAAAGAAAGCTACTGCTTTATAGATGGTATCAATATTTATGACTGGAGTCTGAAAAAACGAAATTGCGGCGTAAAGCATCTAAAACTCGATGAGTATACAAAAACTGATCATTTGAATACTGTAAATGGACTTCATTCATTTATTGAATCAGAAATCATCTATTATAGAAATATATCTACAAAGTATATAAATAGATATAACTCGTTATTTATGATCCAATATAATTTCAGAAAACTCAATATCAGCGAGAAAGTTACAAAGCTTTTAGGGATGCTGAGACAGCATCAGCAATATTTCTACATTCGCCAACTCAGTAAAGAAAGTATATTTAAGTTTAGCAATAGTATATTTGATCTGTAA
- a CDS encoding NTP transferase domain-containing protein, whose translation MNGKYYQILTYLNTHKEKDFSQRELANALSMSLGSVNSYINQLTAESYLDTDGKLTEKALDLFIQAKPDNAIILAAGYGMRMVPINTLKPKGLLTIHGKPLIEKTIEDLQAAGIHKIYIVVGFLKEMYEYLIDQYNVTLIYNEDYATKNNLASLNKAYKYIHNSYIIPCDVYTTFNPYSSSEICSWYMMADQPEDKNGHYTVNKQLHIVKTNSSPLKMVGISYVTGVSEEILKHNLQLMSQDEQYDSVYWEKALFTNNNHVIGKIVKPETCYEIDTYEQLRNIDNQADELQNDAISTIVYTFNVKPSDIKNISVLKKGMTNRSFLFECNNQKYIMRIPGEGTDQLVNRQEEYDVYMAIKGKGLCDDNIYINPTSGYKITKFINNSRNCDPDNIDDLKKCMKKLRDFHNMKLQVNHTFDIFKHMEFYETLWEGNPSIFNDYEDTKKKVYELKEYIDAHPSEYCLTHIDAVCDNFMISTDEKGQEKIDLIDWEYAGMQDPHVDIAMFCIYAMYDRAHVDRLIDIYFEDKCPQETRLKIYCYIACCGLLWSNWCEFKRNKGVEFGEYSLAQYRYAKDYYKIFKEEIKNV comes from the coding sequence ATGAACGGAAAATACTATCAAATACTTACATATTTGAATACACATAAAGAAAAAGACTTTTCACAGCGTGAATTAGCAAATGCTCTAAGCATGTCTTTAGGCAGTGTCAACAGCTATATCAATCAGCTCACTGCTGAATCCTATCTTGATACTGACGGAAAGTTAACAGAAAAAGCGCTGGATTTATTTATACAGGCTAAACCTGACAATGCCATTATTCTTGCAGCTGGTTATGGTATGCGGATGGTTCCCATCAATACACTTAAGCCTAAGGGATTACTGACGATTCATGGCAAGCCATTAATTGAAAAAACAATTGAGGATCTCCAGGCAGCTGGTATTCATAAGATTTATATTGTCGTTGGCTTCCTTAAAGAAATGTATGAATATCTTATTGATCAATACAACGTCACCCTTATTTATAATGAAGATTATGCCACAAAAAATAATCTTGCTTCTCTGAATAAAGCTTATAAGTATATTCATAACTCTTATATCATTCCTTGCGATGTGTATACAACTTTTAATCCCTACTCATCTTCAGAAATCTGCAGCTGGTATATGATGGCAGATCAGCCAGAAGATAAAAATGGGCATTATACTGTTAACAAGCAATTACACATTGTAAAAACAAACTCCTCACCATTAAAAATGGTCGGTATTTCTTATGTGACTGGTGTATCTGAAGAAATTTTAAAACATAACTTACAATTAATGAGCCAGGATGAACAATATGACTCTGTCTACTGGGAAAAAGCCCTATTCACAAATAATAATCATGTCATTGGTAAAATTGTCAAACCTGAAACATGTTATGAAATTGATACCTATGAACAGTTAAGAAACATTGATAACCAGGCGGATGAACTGCAAAATGATGCAATTTCGACAATTGTCTATACCTTTAACGTAAAACCTTCAGATATCAAAAACATTTCAGTTCTTAAGAAAGGTATGACCAATCGTTCTTTCTTATTTGAATGTAACAATCAAAAATATATTATGAGAATTCCCGGTGAAGGTACCGATCAGTTAGTTAACCGCCAGGAAGAATATGATGTCTATATGGCCATCAAAGGTAAAGGTCTTTGTGATGACAACATTTATATCAATCCAACCAGTGGCTATAAGATCACTAAGTTTATTAATAATTCTCGTAACTGTGATCCAGATAACATTGATGATTTAAAAAAATGCATGAAAAAACTCAGAGACTTCCATAACATGAAACTCCAGGTTAATCATACCTTTGATATTTTCAAACACATGGAATTCTATGAAACTCTGTGGGAAGGTAATCCTTCAATCTTCAATGACTATGAAGACACCAAAAAGAAAGTTTATGAATTAAAGGAATATATCGATGCCCATCCTTCTGAATATTGTCTTACTCATATCGATGCTGTTTGTGATAACTTTATGATTTCAACTGACGAAAAAGGTCAGGAAAAAATCGATCTGATTGACTGGGAATATGCCGGCATGCAGGATCCTCATGTTGATATTGCCATGTTCTGTATTTATGCCATGTATGATCGTGCACATGTCGATCGGCTGATTGATATTTATTTTGAAGATAAGTGCCCACAGGAAACACGTTTGAAGATCTACTGCTACATTGCCTGCTGTGGACTATTATGGAGCAACTGGTGCGAATTTAAACGCAATAAAGGTGTTGAATTTGGTGAATATTCCTTAGCACAGTATCGCTATGCCAAAGATTACTACAAGATCTTCAAGGAGGAAATCAAGAATGTATAA
- a CDS encoding DMT family transporter, translating into MIYGVIAGVTWAIETIVLGIALSMTPFVSSKEAIFLAPFVSTFLHDACSAIWATLFNIFRGNIKNVFHALKTKSSRFVALAAIIGGPVGMTGYVLAVKYMGASIGAVASAVFPAIGAILAYFFLKEEMQWYRWILLIITLLGVYGLSYSPDLNITNFWLGILGTLMCSFGWGIEAVVLAKCMQDDAVKDEYALQIRQTTSALFYGIVILPIMHGWHFTTTLFTVKGGMLLPVIAIAAFFATTSYLCYYRAISKIGASKAMALDVSYAAWAVVFSVIFMHDYSLLKPLTIICTLIVIICGILAAADFKELFTKNS; encoded by the coding sequence ATGATTTATGGTGTAATTGCCGGTGTCACCTGGGCCATTGAAACAATTGTCCTGGGCATCGCACTTTCCATGACCCCTTTTGTCAGCAGCAAAGAAGCCATCTTCTTAGCCCCTTTTGTCAGCACATTCTTACATGATGCCTGCTCAGCAATCTGGGCTACATTATTTAATATTTTTCGTGGCAACATCAAAAATGTTTTTCATGCTCTTAAAACAAAAAGTAGCCGCTTTGTCGCCTTAGCTGCTATTATTGGTGGCCCAGTCGGTATGACCGGCTATGTCTTAGCCGTGAAATACATGGGTGCTTCCATCGGTGCTGTCGCCAGTGCAGTCTTCCCAGCTATTGGCGCTATCCTAGCTTATTTCTTCTTAAAAGAAGAAATGCAGTGGTATCGCTGGATTTTGTTAATTATCACCTTATTAGGTGTCTATGGTCTAAGTTATTCCCCTGACCTTAATATCACAAACTTCTGGTTAGGCATCCTAGGAACCCTGATGTGTTCCTTTGGCTGGGGGATTGAAGCTGTTGTGCTCGCTAAATGTATGCAGGATGACGCTGTCAAAGATGAATACGCCCTGCAAATCAGACAGACAACCTCAGCATTATTCTATGGTATTGTTATTTTACCTATTATGCACGGCTGGCATTTTACTACGACATTATTCACTGTTAAAGGCGGCATGTTATTACCAGTCATCGCAATCGCTGCTTTCTTTGCGACAACATCTTATCTTTGTTACTATCGTGCGATTTCTAAGATTGGTGCCTCTAAAGCTATGGCTTTAGATGTCTCCTATGCGGCCTGGGCAGTGGTCTTTTCGGTAATTTTTATGCATGACTACTCATTGCTTAAGCCTTTAACAATCATTTGCACACTTATTGTTATTATCTGCGGTATATTAGCAGCAGCTGATTTCAAAGAACTGTTTACTAAAAATTCATAG
- a CDS encoding NTP transferase domain-containing protein, whose product MYKAAHAVIMAAGTSSRFAPLSYELPKALITVKGEVLIERQIRQLKEVGINDIYVVTGYKHEDFNYLERECGVKLLYNKDYNTRNNNASIHTARDVLANSYICSADNYFTKNPFTLENEDSYYAAIYANGPTKEWCLEEDQNGYISQVSIGGENAWYMLGHTFWSDEFSKNFLDILDKEYDQPETADKLWEDIYMEHLDVLKMKIKKYPDDFIFEFDSLDELRTFDTSYVNNTRSPIIQSIAEALHVTQAEIHDFKTLKSDTNEAIGFIFHVHNQTYHYLYDEKKIEEGEVL is encoded by the coding sequence ATGTATAAAGCAGCTCACGCCGTTATTATGGCAGCCGGTACATCAAGCCGTTTTGCCCCATTATCTTATGAATTACCTAAAGCTTTGATTACGGTCAAGGGAGAAGTTCTCATTGAACGTCAGATTCGTCAGCTAAAGGAAGTTGGCATCAATGATATTTATGTTGTAACCGGCTATAAGCATGAAGATTTTAATTATTTAGAAAGGGAATGCGGTGTTAAGCTCCTTTATAACAAGGACTACAACACTCGTAATAACAATGCCAGTATTCATACTGCCAGAGATGTTTTAGCTAATTCTTATATTTGCTCAGCTGATAACTATTTTACCAAAAATCCATTCACTTTAGAAAATGAAGATAGTTATTATGCAGCCATTTATGCCAATGGCCCTACTAAAGAATGGTGTCTAGAAGAAGATCAAAACGGTTATATCAGTCAAGTCAGCATTGGCGGTGAAAATGCCTGGTACATGTTGGGTCATACATTCTGGAGTGACGAATTCAGTAAAAACTTTTTGGATATCTTAGATAAAGAATATGATCAGCCAGAAACAGCTGATAAACTTTGGGAAGATATCTATATGGAACATCTCGATGTTCTCAAAATGAAGATTAAAAAATATCCTGATGATTTTATCTTTGAATTTGACAGTCTTGACGAATTACGCACTTTTGATACAAGCTATGTGAACAATACCCGTTCGCCTATTATTCAGTCAATTGCAGAAGCATTGCATGTTACACAGGCAGAAATTCATGATTTTAAAACACTCAAGTCAGATACCAACGAGGCGATTGGTTTTATCTTTCATGTACACAATCAAACTTATCATTACCTTTATGACGAAAAAAAGATAGAGGAAGGTGAAGTATTATGA
- a CDS encoding CDP-glycerol glycerophosphotransferase family protein — translation MHSINKIIKVTSEKGVIGLVKALQVHLAISMNRLLYRLYQFTPVKDILVFESEGDLTDNAYALFDYMRCNGNLKKYKVYWLVNDIESAKRYAERNGGFPNTEFVKKFPRKVDLKWSKCLATCRFFFYDHSNVMHNLDKRSNQTIVYLTHGFAGYKAGKKAQVDKTKPDYVTVTSNLSEKLYPCFEDFGSAKFIHCGMPRLDYLMCFDKNIEEKIEHRYKLSSYKKVLLWMPTFRESNHKEISEDYMKTETHLPIVYTREQLMHLSQYLVRMQTVLILKIHPLQLDLPVFCENYDNILFLKDEQLHQLNVQLYQFIKLTDALITDYSSISADYMLLDKPMIFTVDDYEEYKKSRGGFIPNNAIDYWAGSHVKSLKEFYDALERIITNFDDYKEERKRLMPQFYEDTRMISAKKLVDFFDL, via the coding sequence ATGCATTCTATAAATAAAATTATTAAAGTGACCAGCGAAAAAGGTGTAATTGGTTTGGTAAAAGCGCTACAAGTACATTTGGCTATTAGTATGAATAGATTGCTGTATAGACTATATCAGTTTACTCCTGTGAAAGATATTTTAGTATTTGAGAGTGAAGGTGATTTGACAGATAATGCATATGCACTTTTTGACTATATGCGTTGCAATGGCAACTTAAAAAAATATAAAGTCTATTGGTTGGTTAATGATATTGAAAGTGCGAAAAGATATGCTGAAAGAAATGGAGGCTTTCCAAATACAGAATTTGTAAAAAAATTCCCGCGAAAAGTTGATTTAAAGTGGAGCAAATGTTTGGCTACATGTAGGTTCTTCTTTTATGATCATAGCAATGTGATGCATAATTTAGACAAGAGAAGCAATCAAACGATAGTTTATTTGACGCATGGGTTTGCAGGATATAAAGCAGGAAAGAAAGCACAAGTAGATAAAACAAAGCCTGATTATGTAACAGTGACGAGTAATCTTTCAGAAAAGTTGTATCCATGTTTTGAAGACTTTGGAAGTGCAAAATTTATCCATTGTGGAATGCCAAGGCTGGATTACTTAATGTGTTTTGATAAGAATATAGAAGAAAAAATTGAACACAGATACAAATTAAGCTCATATAAAAAAGTGTTACTTTGGATGCCGACATTTAGAGAATCTAATCATAAAGAAATTTCAGAGGACTATATGAAAACAGAGACACACTTGCCAATTGTGTATACTAGAGAACAACTGATGCACCTGTCACAATATTTAGTGAGGATGCAAACAGTACTTATATTGAAGATACATCCTTTACAATTGGATCTTCCAGTTTTTTGTGAAAATTATGATAATATACTTTTTTTGAAAGATGAGCAGTTACATCAGCTTAATGTACAGCTTTACCAATTTATTAAACTCACAGATGCACTTATAACAGACTATTCGTCTATTTCAGCAGATTATATGTTATTGGATAAGCCTATGATATTTACTGTCGATGATTATGAGGAATACAAAAAATCAAGAGGTGGTTTTATTCCTAATAATGCAATAGACTATTGGGCAGGATCACATGTAAAATCGTTAAAGGAGTTTTATGATGCACTTGAGCGCATAATAACTAACTTTGATGATTATAAAGAAGAGCGGAAACGATTGATGCCACAATTTTACGAAGATACAAGAATGATATCAGCTAAAAAGCTTGTGGATTTTTTTGATTTGTAA